The genomic window AAAAGACTGATTTGGAGCAGGCAGAGTGTTAAAAGTGCAGAACAAGGGTCTCTTCTGGGGAGGAACCAGCCAGTGCCTCTGGGGTGGGGTGCTTGGCTTTCCTGCCATTTCCTCTGGCCTGCTGCACATACCTGGGAAAGGCTTCACATGCACAGGTCCTTCTGCACTCTTTACAAGCCCTCTTAGGCAGCCATCCTTCACACCAGGGTAGAACAGCAGGAACCCTGCAAGCCAGAGTTGTTAACTTTGTGCTCAGTGTTCCCCTCTTCCAAAAGAACATACTTGCATGCTGAGTTTTAGTTCACATTTCCAAAATAATCTGTTTCTTTACtaaaaagagagcaaagaaTACTTAACAGCATAATTTCCCAGAGAATCACAAGCAAATGGCATTAAGGACatgctttttgctttctgttacCTGCCATGTGTTCTGTTCTTGCCTTTTAGCTGAACATGTTCTCTGCCAGGAAGTGGTGTGGCATTTTCAGAGCTGTCAGACTGCATCATTGCAGATCCCGTTCTGTATCCAGAGCCTCTCCAAACCTGACTTTTGTGCCAGCCTGTCTTCCCCCAGATCCTGCAGAagtggaggagctgcagcactttGTTTCTAACTCCAAGAGGCTGTTTGTAATGACTGGAGCTGGAATCTCCACCGAGTCAGGGATCCCTGATTACCGCTCTGAGGGAGTGGGGCTCTatgccaggacagacagacggCCCGTCCAGCACGCCGAGTTCGTCCGCAGCGCCAGCGCCCGGCAGCGCTACTGGGCAAGGAACTTTGTGGGCTGGCCCCAGTTCTCCTCCCACCAGCCAAACAAGGCACACCTGGTGCTGAGGGACTGGGAGAAGCTGGGCAAGCTGCACTGGCTGGTGACCCAGAACGTGGATGCCCTTCACACCAAAGCTGGGAGCCAGCGCATGACGGAGCTGCACGGCTGCACACACAGGtacagctgctggcactgggggctctcAGTGCTGACTGacacagctgcactgccagctgcTGAGAAAGGAGGCAAAATCTTCACACTGCATTGCTGGAGATGACAGACACAAAGGTGGTATTGGGTTGGGGTGGAGAAAAAATCACAACCCAGTGCTGTTCACAGCATGGTATTTAAGAAACATGACCACCACTCCATTTTTTGGAGCATTATTTGGATCACTTTCCTTGAAACCTGCATCCATTTCCCCTTTCCTTGGTACAGCAGATGTCCTCTTAGTAAAGAGAACAAAGAGATCATGAGGATACAAGGATTATCCACCTTAGGCAGAGTGGATAGTGCCAGAATTGCATGGGATATATGTACTGGAGAAGGGCCATCACAGCCTGTCTGGGATCACCCAAAATTTCTAGATGAAAAAGCACAGCATGAACTGGGAGAGAGGATGCATGGCAGGGTTGAAAGCACTTCCTCTAGAGCATTCCTACAAAGCAACAGAGTAGAAATACATCTGCTTGACCTGTACTATTTGGTAAATAAATGTGGAAAATCATGACAGGCCTCCTAAGGAACAAGTTAGAGTCTCCAGATCTTCAGCTGACATGAAACTCTCTATTAAGACTTCGCCTtaattttcagggttttctgCTTGGCCTGTGGAGACCGAATCTTGCgttctgagctgcaggagcacttTGAAGCTCTGAATCCCACTTGGAAAGCTGAAGCGTTTGGGGTGGCTCCGGATGGGGATGTCTTCCTGACGGACGAGCAGGTGCGCACTTTCCAAGTCCCAGCCTGCCGTAAGTGTGGTGGGATCCTGAAGCCTGATGTGACTTTCTTTGGAGACACAGTGAGCCAGGAAAAAGTCAGTTTTGTACACCAGCGCCTGGCAGAATCAGACTCCATGCTGATAGCAGGATCCTCTATGCAGGTAAGTAGGTCTGCCTCCCAAACTGCGTTCCTGCTTCTCTGCCTGCAATGATCCTTGGTCCCACAGCTTAGGACTACAAATGGCTTGTGGATCAGACCAGCACTTGCAGACCTTCTTTGTAATTCATTTTTACTGTGGTTATAATCTGGCTTGATGGGTGACCTGTTTGGGCTTCCCTGTCACTCTTCGCCCGTCTACTTCATGCTGCTGTAAATACCTCCATTCACAcctctctctgctgcctcctccatCAGGTCACAATTGTCCATAAAGGCAAGATACCTGATACAATTCATTCCTCACATTTTTTTACCTGAAATTTTTAGCCTCTGGTAGCTTTTTAGGCCTCATGGCACGCTGTGTAAAATACCAGGGTTTATGACATCTCATTCTTTATTAAATTCTCAATAAGAGAGCTGAAATATCTCTGCTGCTTGGGATTGTCCTTTGTATCACAATATGTTTTCTCCACTAGCCTCTTATCTATAAGGTAAGGTAGCTTCTAAACCATAGAAGCTTTTGTAATGGTGTTTAtgtaagataatttttttccaggaacaAGTTCTATTacataaaaaaacccttacTCTTAACACCTCCCAGAAGAAGATAAAACCAAGGCTGCCTGATTGTGATTCTCTTGGCTTCAGGATACTGGATACAAATTCCTTAAGCTTGCACTTCTTAAGCTTATAATCCTCTGTACAGGAATGATTGAAATGCCTTAGGTTTGTTCTTGTACTACCTtagctgggctgtgcaggaacCATCAAAGCGCAGCGTTTAAGTACCTGTGATAACTAATAAAAACTGCTGCAGAGATTTACTAAAAGACAAGGACATTTCCCTTCAATCTGCTCTGAAGTTTCAGTTTCTATGAAACTGCAAATCCTTCACTGACAGAGGTTAAAAGCTGTTCTATTCTGTGCACTCCTGAATGAAGACATTTCCTACCTGAGCTCAGTGCAGCTGCCTAACACAGCATGTATGTACAGCCCTTTTCCCATTGCCAATGGCAgctattttattcctttctgtAACTCTTCTTTTGCCTAAGCTGCctgtatttttgtgttttctgctaCTCCTGCAGGTGTACTCTGGTTACAGGTTTGCTCTTGCTGCCCGGGAGAAGAAGCTGCCAATTGCAGTCCTTAACATTGGGCCCACCAGGTTGGATCACTTTGCATCCTTAAAGCTGAATTTCCGCtgtggagagctgctgcctttgatTGTTTGCACATGACCCAGCCAGCTGAGCTTCAGTAGCTAGCAGgattaaagttatttttacaAGGTGAGTACCTTCCCTGGTCAGTCACCTTTCAGGGTAAAAATATGGGTTCCTGGCTAAGGCTGAGGCTGAGATGTGCTGATTGACAAAATGTTCCCTCACTGCACCAAAAGGTGGCTGTAAATGTTAATCTGTAATTGTTCTGCTCTGATGGGCCATGATACTGTTTCCCATGATCATAAACAAGAAACATACTTAGTGCTAGCACTCCCAGAGAATTGGGTAGGAGTATCCAGAAGACTCAGTAGTGTAGAATTCCAATCCATTAGTGACCACCAGGAAGCTACAGGGGATCACCTGATCACAACTGTTGCCTTTGCAGTGAATTTCCTGACAATTCAAAAGCTGTTCCTGATTGAATTGGTCCAGCTAATCCTAATCAAACACTGCTGtttaaaataatcaatttaGTCGATAAAGGAGcttctttctgcctctcctgcaggaCTCATCTGAGAAAGGGGAAAACTCCAATCCAAGAGGCAGCTGTGAGATGCagtgcacagcagctgagggcaccAGGAGAGGGCAGCAAGCCTCACACGTGtcagcctcaccagtgctctCCACTGAAACCATCTTCACGTATCAGGAAACAGAatgaggatgaaaaaaaaagtacttttctgCCTTACCTTGCCGTTAAACAGTGCCTTTTAATTCACTGGGACAGGATAATTGGACTGCCATGTCTGAGGacaaaaaaccttttttatAATTGTCCCCAGAGGAGAAGGGTGGGACGGGGATTCTGACCAGGTAATTTGAGGCTGTAGCACAGGAGGGCGAtgtgggacactgctgggggaTCCAGTGCACTGGTGGGATACTGTAGAGTGTGCAAAGAGGAAAGGGAGGCAAGAGGAACTGCAGTGGTcactataaagaaaaaaggttcaAAATAGAAACTGAACAAGAACACTGCTCTTGTAACAGATTAGTTGGAAGCACAAGCTATAAGGGCTGATGTCTTCCAGCAAGGAGGGGAAGTCAGCATTTCTCTCAACTGTTGGTTGACAAATTAAACTGCTTCCTATCTGACCccttgaaaaattaaacattgtTGAGATGCCAGAGGAGTTACTTGAAGTTAATCTGACCAGCACTACTTTCAGTGAGGCCACTACATTTTCCAGAATGCATTTTTGAAGATGCTATTAATTAATGAATAGCTAAGGAATCAATTAAAATTGTTTAGAAGACTGAGACTCTTTGCATTGtaattttctctccctcccatGATTTAAGTACATTCTAAATAGCCAGTTTAGATTCTTCTTTTTCCACTGCAAAAATGCAGGTTGCAATTACTAGCAGCTGATGAATTAAGAGAGAAATACAATTAAATCTGTACAATAGGTCTCCCTCAGGAGGTAATCTCTGTTGAAAGGTGCAATTTCCACACTCCTAACAGGAGATCCATCACTAACTGGGTAATGATTTTTGTTGATCTTCAGGATGGGATTGCAAACTCTGTCAAACTGTCCACAGAGTAAAATACAGAACCTGGCACAAACTAGAACACTAACAGTTTGACCTGACCTTCTTCATGAAACCACCACTCCCCCATTCTAGCTCTGAGGGATTTAATTGTTGGGATTTTCCAAGTGCCCCCTCCTACTTCAAGTAACGCATCCTGGACTAATATTTTGACAAGAACTGTAACAAGCAGTTGGAAACAAGGATGCTAGAGTCATCTGCTAAAAGGTCGAGTAGCAAAGCAAGGAGAGTTGACCACAGGATGCAAAgttcatttttgctttgttgttgATTCAAATCCATGCCAGGAGAGAGCAAATAAAGCAGAGAATCTAAGGGATACATAAGGCATCCAGTTTCTGCAGAAGGCAGAGGGCATTAAGATGCCTGATACGTTTCAAGCTTTGGCTGTATTGGGTTAGAGGAGAGACAGCTTCAGTTTGAAGCCAAGCAAGAACAGTTCAGGACTCCCACCTGCATTCTGCTTGCGTTGAATGGTGACTCCACGTTGCAGTGACTCAGGTTTCTGCTGCTTGGCAGTGAGCAAAGCTCACAGATCTCTCTCCATCTTTAGCAGTCCTGTCACAGTACAGCTGTCCCACCAACCAAAGCTGTTGCAGAAATCATGCCTAAAGCACAGCAGAGTCTCCACCTACACCATGTTTACATGTAGGGGCTTTCCCTGTAAGAAGAGACACTGATGCCTCCttagcagaggagctggggctgagttTCTCACTATCCACATCATCCTCTCCCCCTCCATGAACCTTACACCACAGTGCTGTGTCAaaaccaggggctgcaggttcAGTGCCAGTAGAGCCAGCATTTTGAGAAGGTGTGGGAGCATTGCCAAGCAGTCTAAAACAAGTCTTGGAATGAGTTCTGTGACAGGTAACTAAAGCTCCCTCATCTacccctgcctgctctcctgttctgcagctgagcctgtgggAGAGGAGTCAGGGTGTGCCTTCAGCATCACTCTCAGATGAGTCATTACCCCAACTCTCCACTGTACTTTTAAGCCACCAGGACAATGACtcagaataaatgaaaataacagTAAATTTCCTCTGCATGGTTTATTACTATATGGTAATGAGCATATCTACAACAACTATATGAGGTTGAGATGAAGaagttccttcttttttctgctaAGTTGATCTAGCAGTACTAAAATTGACCTCTTTTAGAACAGGATCAGAACACTTCACTTCTTAACATATTCCCCAAGATACCATTAAGTTTGCTCACATGAGAAATGCCTGAGAGAGCCTAAAATTCCTACACCAAAAGCCATGACATGAAATTAGCTGAATCAACAGCTTttgctcttctctttttcttacaGCTGTTCTTCCTGAAGCTTGGATAGAGGAGCTGAGAGTACGTTataatggatttttcttctgctcctctgaAAGTGGGGTTGGAGTTaccaaagcaaataaaagttACTTCCTATTTGGCAAATCTTGTCTTTGTTTCTGGGCAAATTCTCAGAGCCATCTGTAAGTGAGTCCAGAAGTCTGAGGAAGGTATTTCACATACTGAGCTCCAGTGAGGGCAGCACAGAATGCAATGGCCCAGAGGGTTTGGTGCCCATGGTCTAAGTGCAGCCTCCCACATCTTACAGTCAGATTGCTCCTATTGACACACCTGCTTGTTCATTACTTCTAGAAAATTACCCAAAACCCAGGGCATGCAGAATTTGTGAGGTTCAGTGGAGTGAAGGTGACTAAATCCACCATCTAGAGTGTGCTTCTTCCCCTGTGACTGCCTTGGATGTCACCCTTTCCCAGCctttgcagcaggcagggaaacaGCAGAGTCAAGCCAGATGGGCTTTAAAACCACTGTTCCAGACTGTTCCTGCAATtctgtgtgcagctcctggtcaTCTTCCTTCCCAAGGAAAGGTACCCCAGTGCACTTCTTCCCTTCTGCACCACTAACCAGACAatggcagagaaaaagagaagctgaGCCTGAAGAGGACGAGCAACAGTGCGAGTGTCTCGAATTGGTCTCCAGGCCCAAACAGAAACCGGCACAGGATCATTACCATCAGCAGAACTGTTTGCTCTCTGCACGTCTCACCTCAGCTGGAGCACTCTCTTTCATCTGTGCAATGCCCATGTAGTTAAGAGTAAttcagccctccctgcagagagTGAAAAATCTTGGCATAGAAAACAACAATAGAGAAAAGATAAGAGACTGAGGCTTCACTTCTGCAGTGAGCCCcgggagctgctctccctccagcATCCCAGGCAccagctgtggtgctgtgtAGGGTCTCAGAGCTCCCccttgctgagcacagggataCCTGGCATTCCAGGCAATCCCTTTCTGCTTTGGAACACAAGTACAGACCAGCATGGTAGATCTTCACACACTCCTTGTACTCCCCTACACTGGCAGTTCAAGCAgtcaccagccctgctcttACTCTTCCCACAAAGTTCCTCAAAGCCCTaatgagcagctctgcacagccccttcAGCTCCCCACCGGTGCGTTCATTAGGGCCTGACACTCTGCATTATGTGGGAAGGCTCCCCATGGATGGGGAATGTTTAGGTTTAATGGAGGGTCTTTCACACCACCAAAAGGGCAGGGAAATGAGAAGTGTGATCAAGGGATCAAACAGAAGTGCAGGCTTATAAAATCTGTATGGAGTAAGACAGATATGGAATATATTTGAGCCTTTATCTATCTATGGGGTTTGTCTAGGGAATGCTAGCATGCTCCAAATGCTGGATGCCAGGAGTAGATATACTGCTCACCTCAAATCTAGAATTCCTGTTACAGGCAAAATTCATACTGAGTCTCTGAAATGCTTCCAATGCACCCCAGCAATCTTCACTACTTGTGATAATACAGCTCAAAAGTGCAGTGTTCCTTCCAGATAGTGAtgatattttactttttttctctacaaTGAGGTTTATCACAAGGGGATTTTAGTAACATTTACTTAGGAGCTTTACTGTTCTACAAACAATAATTTCAGAGAATCTAAGCTAGTGAGTGAGTACAAGAGACCTCATCTTGCTCTTCCAGCCCTAAGAATGATTCATTTTTGCCATATGACAGAATCGCACCCAGGATCCTCAAGATTTCTGTGGAAGACTCCAAGCAGTCAGTGTTTCCAGAAAATTCACATAACACAAATAAGTGAGAAAAATAAGCAACAAATACTGGTAAAAAACCAGGACTCAATCTATCATAAAATGGAATGTCTGGCTGTGACACAATCCCTTCCccttttcaaggaaaagaagaacTAAATGCAACTCACTATCCTTTCTCAATATCATTCTAATGCCCTTACAGATACATTTACTTTCAGAAGGAAGGCATTGCAAGTACCTTTCAATAACATACCAAGCCAGcttcttctttctccatttGTTTCTCATTTCCCAGAGAACTCTCAGGTCCTTGGGGTCTGCTCCATGTTTGGGTACAGTTCATTCTGATGATGAACCGGCGCCCTCCTCATGCCCTGCCAGCAAGCAGGTGTGTGTAGACCCTGCCCCAGGAGTTCACCCACACCTCCAAAAATATCTGCCAGCAAAACCGGTACCAAGGGTGGGGGGCAACTTTGGCACAGgaccttggcagggctgggaaagcgGGGCAGATACCGTCCCTCAGAGGGGCTCCCTGCCTTCCAGGCTGACATTACCtccttctctgcagctcctgactgCGAATAGGGGAAGGGCTCCCCAGGGTAAGCAGAGACCCTCAGGAGAAAGGAGCACCAAAAGGCTCAAGACCCTCACGCAGCGATGCCCCGGGGAAGAAGGACAGCCGTGCTGCGGCTAACGCGTGGGCAGCCCGAGGCGAGGGCGGCTGAGGGAAGGCTTGAAGGGCGCCCTCCGGAATCCGGGGAGAGTGAGGGCGCCGTGAGGGTGAGGGCGCGGGAGAAGGGCGCCCTGAGGAGCCCCGTGAGGGTGAGGGCGGGCAGGGACGGTCGCCCCGAAGAGTCCCGGGAGGGTGAGGGCGGGCAGGGGCGGTCGCCCCGAGGGGCCCCGGGAGGGTGAGGGCGGGGAGGGAGCGGTCGCCCCGAGGGGCCCCGGGAGGGTGAGGGCGGGGAGGGAGCGGTCGCCCCGAGGGGTCCCGGGAGGGTGAGGGCGGGAAGCCACAGCCGCACCTTCAGCAGCCCCGCCCGCGGGCACCTGAGGGGCGGGGTGGGGCACGCGAGGCCCTGAGCAGGTgcgccccgcccccgccgcctccaAGGGCCAATCAGAGAACGCGGGGGCGCCTCGGGCCCCTCACGCGCCACACAGGGCCGTGGGCAGCGGGGGCGGggcttccctctctcccccacgccccccccgccgccccgtCCCCTCAGCGCGGCGGTGAGTAGCGGCCCCGAGTATCGGTTTAggttatttatttgtttattttggcCTGCGACTGCCCACAGCCACAGGATGGTGACTATTTACAATATTTGTCCGTGTCCAGATGCTTGTGCTCGGGGTTGTAGGGCGCCTTGGCGAAGCACATGGCAGCGGTGCGGTCGCAGTTGCAGATGAACGCGGCGCACTCCTTGTTCTTGCctggaggagagaggggagcGGTCAGAGCCCGCGGCTCCTTCGCCAGGCGCTGCAGAGGCTCGGGCTGGCATTTCTTCTGTCACGGTGTGCCCGTTTCACTGCTGCCATCGTTCTAGGGGAGAACAGGCTTCTGCCCACTAACCCAGTGCCCCTAAAGCTGTGTGTTCCAGCcaatccatctctctccttgCCCCTTCTTCCCTTGCCTGCAGCCTTATCTGCCAACCTCTCAGCTCTTTACCTCCGTTCCAGAGCCCTGTAAGTCTCCACTATTCATCAGAGGTGTCTGGCAGAAACTATATAACAACGCCAAGTTAACATGCTGGTCTCTTGCATACTGCCATTAGAAGGCCTCCCAGAAAAGTACTCAATCCCCTGGAGACTAGAGAGGCTTCTCTATATTCTGTTGTACCATATATCTTCACAAACTTTAAATTGTGGGCTATATAGAGAATACTCATTCCAGTGCCTCTTTGAGGTGCCCTCTTTCTAATGACCAGGTCCCCTGGCAAGAGCTTGCACTTGTGCCTTCCTGCCGCAGAGGTGTGAGTGtaacacagccctgccctttcCTGAGAGGCTGGAGAATCTCTGGGGTGAAGTGGAAATGGACGTACTGCTGCATGTGATCTGCCcatcagagcagctgaagtggTACAGCTTAGTGTAGGGGTTGTCCAGGAGGAATTTGCAGGATTCCATTTTCATTGCCTCTGAGTAGCAGCGATCATGGGTTTGGCAGCACCTGggaagcaaggagaaaaaggtTAGAAAATACTAGAATCACAGGCTCAACTGACCTGTAAGACACACAAATACGTTAGATTTGCTTTGACAAGGCTCTtgacactaaaaaaaaaaagatacccAGCAATAAGAGGGCAGACACAAAGGACCTCAAAGGGATACACTTGTGCCAGCTCATGGTCCAAGAGGTACCTGGTAAATACTTACGGGAGCACCTTCACAGTTGTCTATTGGGCACAGGGAAAGTCAAAGCCAGTGTTTACTCTACACGTCCCTCTCAGTGCCTGGTAGCTGACAAGCTCTCAGCCAACACAATCCAAGACTTGGCTGC from Molothrus ater isolate BHLD 08-10-18 breed brown headed cowbird chromosome 18, BPBGC_Mater_1.1, whole genome shotgun sequence includes these protein-coding regions:
- the SIRT4 gene encoding NAD-dependent protein lipoamidase sirtuin-4, mitochondrial, yielding MFSARKWCGIFRAVRLHHCRSRSVSRASPNLTFVPACLPPDPAEVEELQHFVSNSKRLFVMTGAGISTESGIPDYRSEGVGLYARTDRRPVQHAEFVRSASARQRYWARNFVGWPQFSSHQPNKAHLVLRDWEKLGKLHWLVTQNVDALHTKAGSQRMTELHGCTHRVFCLACGDRILRSELQEHFEALNPTWKAEAFGVAPDGDVFLTDEQVRTFQVPACRKCGGILKPDVTFFGDTVSQEKVSFVHQRLAESDSMLIAGSSMQVYSGYRFALAAREKKLPIAVLNIGPTRLDHFASLKLNFRCGELLPLIVCT
- the PLA2G1B gene encoding phospholipase A2; its protein translation is MIKCTLPQSHPLLEFNHYGCYCGLGGSGTPVDELDRCCQTHDRCYSEAMKMESCKFLLDNPYTKLYHFSCSDGQITCSSKNKECAAFICNCDRTAAMCFAKAPYNPEHKHLDTDKYCK